From the genome of Vicia villosa cultivar HV-30 ecotype Madison, WI linkage group LG2, Vvil1.0, whole genome shotgun sequence, one region includes:
- the LOC131650236 gene encoding uncharacterized protein LOC131650236 — protein sequence MITTMEFRSYHHLSCEVNDNNNDSASLLLFVKRTRLSRRNNNNHSKNLSLDFSRQGMWKSFLEVLPNKNKPYSDFTHEPSFCSKQRTMIITTIILSKSWIDLPTARRFFPVLMLSDEVL from the exons ATGATAACAACCATGGAGTTTCGTTCTTATCATCATCTCTCTTGCGAAGTGaacgacaacaacaacgattCGGCCTCACTCTTGCTCTTTGTTAAACGCACTCGTCTCTCTCGCCGAAACAACAACAATCATAGCAAAAACCTCTCTCTCGATTTCTCACGGCAGGGCATGTGGAAGAGTTTTTTAGAGGTTCTTCCCAACAAGAACAAACCTTATTCTGATTTCACTCACGAACCCAG TTTTTGTTCTAAGCAGAGAACTATGAttataacaacaataatattGAGTAAGAGTTGGATTGACTTACCTACGGCAAGGAGATTCTTCCCGGTTTTGATGTTGAG TGATGAAGTGCTATAG